Proteins from a genomic interval of Gemmatimonadota bacterium:
- a CDS encoding class I SAM-dependent methyltransferase codes for MSSLWPIYYRIYEKFIRNDAIFYQIFKDHGLLGGVSSLLSIGSGEGKLEIQLAKELGIKLGYIDLSEFASRIFNAQAEANDVEHLIIERHYDTLQTFESQYQYDLVISIHSWYRIGNDRIMLQKALDLVRPGGKLFISVSSRDDELRKELSQYTQDLIAGENFSEWASSEGFEHECFTHTLPIPIKDFFCEGSLTGEAKDLIGFLNKKSWDELPDEFKMKAQQILCSRQPQGFVSRVDACLLFSK; via the coding sequence ATGTCGTCACTCTGGCCCATATATTACAGGATATATGAAAAATTCATCCGTAATGATGCGATTTTCTATCAGATATTCAAAGACCACGGATTATTGGGAGGCGTGTCTTCACTGCTCTCAATAGGAAGTGGCGAAGGAAAATTGGAGATCCAATTAGCCAAAGAATTAGGAATCAAGTTGGGCTATATAGATTTATCCGAATTCGCGAGCCGGATCTTTAACGCCCAGGCTGAAGCGAATGATGTCGAACACCTTATCATAGAACGGCATTATGATACTCTCCAAACATTTGAATCTCAATATCAGTATGATCTTGTTATCTCTATTCATTCCTGGTATCGGATAGGAAATGATCGCATCATGCTTCAGAAGGCGTTAGACCTGGTGAGACCTGGTGGGAAGTTATTTATATCCGTCTCATCCAGGGATGATGAGCTACGGAAAGAACTGAGTCAATATACCCAAGATCTGATTGCGGGAGAGAATTTCTCAGAGTGGGCCTCCTCAGAGGGATTTGAGCATGAGTGCTTTACACACACTCTACCAATACCAATCAAGGATTTCTTTTGTGAGGGGAGTCTCACTGGAGAAGCTAAAGATCTAATAGGTTTTCTCAATAAGAAAAGTTGGGATGAACTCCCGGATGAATTTAAGATGAAAGCACAGCAAATTTTGTGTAGTCGTCAGCCGCAAGGTTTCGTAAGCAGAGTGGATGCCTGTCTGCTGTTTTCAAAGTAA